The nucleotide window ACAGCCGGACCGCCTCGCGGGGGTCGTTCCGGGCGATCGCGAGCCCGACGACGTGCGTGACCGGCCGCCGGCTGCCGAAGCGCTGCTGGCCGAAGTAGTTCGGCACGCCGACGGTCGCGTCGATCGGGAACCCGCGGTCGTTGAGGGCGTCCTCCGCGTCACCCGTATCGCCCGCGTCCTCCGCGTCACCCGTATCGCCCGCGTCCTCCGCGTCGCCCGCGTCCTCCGCGTCGCCCGCGAACGCCCGGAGGTCGCGCACCGCGGCGGCGACGCGCTCGGGGGCGTCGTCGACCGCGTCCGCGACCCGGATCTCGAAGGCGTTGCCGGCGAGGTCGCCGAACGAGAGGCTCCGGCCCGCCCGGCCGAGCGCCTCGATCTCGGCCCCGCGGATCTCGGGGAGGTCGTCGGGGTCGGCCCCGCGGACCGTGAACAGCTGCGTGGTGACCGCTCGCTTGTCCTTCGTCCCGGCCCACGAGACGCGCTCGCGGCTGACCCCGAGCGCGTCGGAGAGCCGCCGCGCGAAGTCGTTCGTGTCCCAGTCGCGGAGCGTCGCCCGGACCACCAGCTCCGGATAGCTCCCGGTGTCGGCGTCGAGCGGCTCCGCGTCGAACGCCTCCAGCTCTCGGACCCGGAAGTCGTCGGGCGACTCGCGCAGGCGGCCGCCGATCCCGTCCGCGTCGCTGACGTAGTACTCGATCCCGACGGCCCGCTCCGTCGGGTGCGCCTCGCGGAGCGTGTGTTCTGGAGCCATTCAGTACAGCGAGAGGTCGCCGGTCACGCGGTCGACGCTGTCGTCGCGGGCCGGCCCGACCGCGAGCGCGGTGACGGTCCCCGGGTCGAGCTGGGTGTGGCCGGCGTCGCGAACGATCGCGTACGGCAACCCCTCCTTGTCCGCCTTGTCGGCCAGTTCGAACAGCTGGCTCTCGGAGTCGCCCTTGAGGACGACCTTCTTCTGTCCCTCCCCCTGCCACTTCTTCCGGGCGCGCCGGCCCGCGTCCTGGTACGCCGACAGCGACGCGTGCGCGACCTGCGCGGCGAGTTTCCCCTCGCCCATGCCGATGTCCGTCCGGGCGACGATGGCCTGTTTCATGCCTCCACCCACCGCCGCCGCGGGTTTAGCGCTTCCCTCTCGGCCGCCGTGGCGAGGGCTGGTGGCTGTCAAAATAAGTGAAAAAGGTCCGCGAGAGTGACCGCGCCGTCAGTCGTCGGCCGGCGCTGCGCCGCCACGGGAACTCGATCCGAGTCCGGCGGCCACGTCCGCGACCGTGCGCTCGTTGTCGACGACCCACCGCAGCAGGAGGAACGCGAAGAGGTACTTCGCGATGATGTCCATCCCGCTGTAGGCCCACGAGGTGACGGCGACGTCGAGCACCGCGAGTCCCTCCGCGCCGAGCGCCCAGAAGATCGGGTAGCCGAGCCAGAGGACGACGGTGAGGATCTTCAGCGTGTTGAATATCTCACTGGTACCGGCGATTTCGGCATCCTCGGCCCACTCGGCGAGCAGGATGTAGAGGACGACGACGAAGAACGCGCAGCTGATGACGTACCATACCCAGCGCAGCAGGTAGGAGGAGGTGGTCAGCGCGGCCGCGAGCCCCGTGACGCACATCCCGATGTCGGCCACGACGGCCGTGAACAGCTTTGTCATGTTCGATCCGGCCAGCAGTCCGAGCGCGATGAGGATCATCGGCGTCGACAGCGCCCACGTGAGATACCGACCCCACGGGGTGAGCACTTCCTGCCCGGCCAACGCGTGTCCGGCCGGCATTTCGAGGAAGCTTACCGTGAGCCCGGAGACGAGACCGGTGTAACTCGAGATGGACACCAGCGGCACCATCATGGCGGCGACGAAGATGAGCTGCGCGCGCGGGTCCTCCAAGTTCCGCCCCATATAGAGGAACGCGAGTATCGAGAGGCCGGCGAGCGCGATGTTGATCCAGAGCGACGACGCCAAGAGCGTGTCGGCCTGAATGGCCTCGAATATCTCCGTCTGGGTCATTTCGAGCGGGACTGTTCCGCTTGCGAGTAAGTCAGCTGCTGCTGTTTCGATCATGCGACGTTTCAGTATAACGTGGTGGATTTATTAAATGTACTAACCTGACTGGTAAGGCTTTCTTGACTGATTCCGATATTAGTTCGGATTATTTGAACGTTTTTGATTCTGTGAGGCTGAGGTGGACGGATGTCCCACATCCCGTCGATCAGCGTCCGACCAGCGGGAGGCGGTCGAGCGGCCCGCCGGCGACGTCGGCTTTGACCGCGTCCGCGCAGTGTTCGCCGCCGAGCAGACACATCGGCACGCCGATCCCGGGGTTGCTGCTCCCGCCGACGTAGTAGAGCCGATCGGTCCCCCGGACGCGCGGTCCCGGGCGGAGCGGTCCGGTCTGCCACATCGTGTGCGCGAGGCCGAGCGCGGTCCCGCCGGGCTGGTCGAACCGGTCCGCGAACTCGGAGACGCACGCCGACTCCTCGGCGACGATCCGGTCCCGGAGGTCGACGCCGGTCCGCGACGCCACCGCGTCGAGGACGCGGTCCCGGAGCGCGCCCCGTCGCTCCGGCGTGTCGTCGAGGCCCGGCGCGAGCGGGACGAGCGTCACGACCGCCTCGTGGCCGTCGGGCGCAACCGCCGGGTCCGTCCGCGACGGGACGTTCACGTACACCACCGGCTCGGTGTCGCCCGTCGGCCACGCGGGGTCGTCGAAGATCGCCTCGAAGTGCGGGTCCCAGTCCGTCGGGAGCGCGAGCGTGTGGTGTTCGAGATCCGGCAGCGACCCCTCGACGCCGAGGTACAGCAGGTGCGCGGCGGGGCCGTACGTCCGCGACTCCCAGTAGTTGCCGAGCCGCGGCACCGTCCCCTCGGGGAGCAGTTCGCGCTCGACGTGCGCCGGCGGCGCGTTGCAGACGACCCGGTCGTGGACGTACCGGTCGCCGCCGAGTTCGACGCCGATCCCCTCGTCGAGCGGCTCCAGTCCCGTCACCGAGACGCCCGTGTGAACGTCCGCGCCGGCGTCCTCGGCGACCGTCTCGACCGCCTCGACGACCTCGTACATCCCGCCCAGCGGGTAGTAGACGCCCAGCCCGTAGTCGACGTGGCTCATCAGCTGGTACAGCGCCGGCGTGTTGTGCGGCGACCCCCCGAGAAACACGAGGGTGTACTCCAGCAGCTGTCGCAGCTTCGGGTGGTCGACGTACGTCCGCACCTGCTCGTCGAGGCTGGAGAGCAGGTCGAGCTCTCGCCCCCCGGCGACGACGTCGAGCGAGAGGTAGTCGCGGAACCGCGACCGCCCGGGGAACACGAACCGGTTCATCCCGGCGTCGTACGCCCGCTCCGCGTCGTCGAGGTACTCGCGGAAGGCGTCGCCCGCGCCCGGCTCGTACGACTCGAACAGGTCGGCGGCCGCCGCGGGGTCGGCAGGCACGTCGGCGCGGTCGCCGTCGTCCCAGAACACGCGATAGTGCGGGTCGAGGCGTTCGAGCTCGTAGAACTCCGCCGGCGACCGGTCGAAGTCCGCGAAGAACCGCTCGAACAGCTCCGGCAGCAGGTACCACGACGGCCCGGTGTCGAACCGGAACCCGTCGACTTCGAGCCGGCCGGCCACCCCGCCCACGCGCTCGGCGCGCTCGTACACCGTCACCTCCGCGCCGGCGGCCGAGAGGTACGCGGCCGCCGAGAGCCCGCCGATGCCGCCTCCGACCACCCCCACCGACTGCCCACGGAGCGCCTCGTCGCTCATGCGTGTGTTACGGGTTCGTCTCGTGTGAGTCGTTTCCAACTCTCGTCGGGACTTTATGAGGCCGTCCGTCGAGCCGCCCCGAGGCGTACTCGTTCGGCTCGCTTTTTTTCCGACTTCGGCCGTACGATCGAGGTATGGGACGGCGATCGCAGTCGTCTGACTCCACCTCCGCCAACGCCGTCGAATCGGGGTCGACCGGCTCGGCGGGGTCCGACGGCCTCGCCGGTTCGAACGGGTCCGACGCCGCCGGCGACGACCACGCCGAGGCGGAGCCGGTCCGGGGCGCTTCGGACGCGTCGCCGAGCGGGGCGGCGTGCGGCGACGCCGGGGTCCGCGTCGAGGTCGTGGTCCGCGACCCGACGCTCGCCCCGGTCGCGGAGGCGCTGCCGCCGGGGGCGGTCGCCGAGGATGTTGACCGCGTTCGCGTCGACGGCGCGGTCGTCTCGCAGTTCCGGGCCGACCGACGAGTCGACGCGGAGCTCGTCTTCGACGGCGGCGACGAGCTCGTGTACCGCTGCCGGTGCGGCGCGACGGGGCCGTTCCCCGCCGACGCCGTCGAGTCGCTCGGCTACCCCGTCTCCTCGGTCACGGTTCGGACGGCACCCGACCGCGTCCGACTGGGGCTGTCGCTGCCCGCGGCCGACCCGCTCGGCGAGGTGATCGACGCGCTGGAGGCGACCGGCGGGTCGGTGCGGCTCGAACGGCTCACCAGCTCCGGCGGGGCCGACACCCGATCGGACCCCGTCGTCGTCGACCGCGGACGGCTCACGGAGCGACAGCGAGAGGTGATCCGGACCGCCCACCGGCTCGGCTACTTCGAACACCCCCGTGGGGCGAGCGCGACGGAGGTCGCCGACGACATCGGCATCGCCCGCGCCACCTTCTCGGAACACCTCGCGGCGGCGCAGCGGCGCGTCTTCGAGGACCTCGTCGGCGGGTGAACCGCCTCGAACGCCGCCGACCCCTTCCCACGCGACGGGGGCGACCGCGGTATTGAAACCGTCCAAGCCCTCAGATGGGGTATGTACCGGAGACGGTTCCTTCGGCGGGCCGGTGCCGTCGGGAGCGCGGCGGCGACCGTCGGGCTCGCCGGCTGCGCGGGCGTCGGCGGTGAACCGGACTACGACGTCGGCATGCTCGCCAGCGCGTACGAGCCGCGGCAGGTCACGGTCGCCGTCGGCGACACCGTCGCCTGGATGAACACGAGCGCGCGGGCGCACACCGTCACCGCGACCGAAGGCGGGATCCCGGATGCCGCCGAGTTCTTCGCCTCGGGCGGGTTCGACGACTACGCGACCGCGAAAGAGGCGTGGGACGCCGACTTCGGGGGTATCTTGGAGAGCGGCGACCGCTTCGAACACACCTTCACCGTTCCCGGCGCGTACGAGTACGTCTGTATCCCCCACCGCGAGGGCGGCATGTACGGGACCGTCGTCGTGGAGGAGTGAGCCGCCCCGATGTCCCTCTCGTCGCTCCTCGGGACCGACGTGCTGCTGTTCGCCGCGATCGGGCTGCTCGGCGGCGCGCACTGCATCGGAATGTGCGGTCCGCTCGTCACCGTCTACGCGAGCCGGATGGACGCCGACGCCGGCCGGACCGACGGCGGCGAGGCTGACGCCGCCCGCACCCCGAGCGCGGCGACCGGCCGCGAGGGGCACCTGACAACCTACGAGGTCCGCCAGCACGCGCTGTTCAACCTCGGGCGCGCCGCGAGCTACGCCACCATCGGCACGGCCCTCGGCGCGCTCGGCGGCGCGGTCCTCGTCACGGCCGCGACCCTGACGGGGGCCGCCGAGGCCGTCCGCGGCGGGGTGGGCCTCCTCGTCGGCGCGGCCGTGATCCTCGTCGGCGTCCGCTACCTCCTCGGGGGCGCGACCGGCGGGGTCCACCTCCCCGGACTCGAACGCGTCACGGGCTGTCTCACGGGCCACGTCGACCGGCTCGCGAACGGCCCGGGGATCGTCGCGCTCGGCGCGGTCCACGGACTCCTCCCCTGTCCGATCCTCTATCCGGCGTACCTGTACGCCTTCGCGAGCGGCTCCGCGGTCGCGGGCGGCGTCGCGCTCGGCGCGCTCGGACTCGGCACGATCCCCGCCGTCTTCGCGTACGGGACGCTGATCGAGAGCGTCGACCCCGTCTCGCGCCGCCGGATCCACCGGTTGCTCGGCGTCGCGTTCGTCGCGCTCGGCTACGTCCTGTTCGCGCACGGGCTGATGGCGGTCGGCGTTCACGTGCCGCACCCGAGCCTCCCGTTCTGGAACCCGCTCGACGTCGCCGGCGCAGGGGGGATGTGAGATGAGCGGAACTGATAGCGATCCAGCCGCCGACGCCTGTACCCTCTGTGAACTGCCGACCGAGGGCGTCGACGTGACCGACGACGACGGCAACCGCTTCTGCTGTACCGGCTGCCGCGACGTGTACGCCGCCCTCGGCGACGTCGACGTGGACGCCGACGCGGTCCGAGAGCGCCGACAGGCGAGCGAGGCGAGCGCCGGAGAGGGGGCGGACGACGACGCGGCCGACGCCGACCGCGACGTGCCGGACGGCCACGAGGCGACGTTCTTGGAGGTCGACGGGATGCACTGCGCGACCTGCGAGGCGTTCATCGAGACGGTGGCGACCGACGCCGACGGCGTCAGCGCCGCGAGCGCGAGCTACGTCACCGACACGGTGCGGGTCGACCACGACCCGGACGCCGTCACCGTCGACGACCTCACGGAGACGGTGAGCGGGCTGGGATACAGCGCGTACGCCCGCGACGACGCCTTCTCGCGCCGGCAGGCGAGCAACATGGCGACCGCGCGGCTCGCGGCGGGCGTCATCGTCGGGATGGCGGTCATGCTCCAGTACATCGTCCTCATCTACCCGACGTACTTCGCGTTCCCCTTCTACAACGAGCGGACCCTCTCGTATCTCAACGAGGCGATGGCGTCGACCTCGGGTACGTACTTCTTCATCGTCATCGCCGTGTTGACGACCATCGTCCTCTTTTTCACCGGCAAGCCGATCCTCAGGGGCGCGTACGTCAGCGCGAAGACCCGCTCGCCGAACATGGACCTCCTCGTCGCCATCGCGGCGGTGAGCGCGTACCTCTACAGCACGCTCGCGGTGATATTCGTCGAGTCGCCCTCGATATACTACGACGTGACCGTCGCGATCATCGTGATCGTCACGGTCGGCAACCACTACGAGGACTCGGTGAAAGAGCGCGCGACGGAGCTGCTCTCCGAGGTGACCGCGGTCCAGGTCGACGACGCGCGGCGGCTGACGGCCGACGGCGACGCGGAGTCGGTCGCCGTCGACGCGCTCCGGCCGGACGACCGGATCCTCGTGCGCGCCGGCGAGCGGGTCCCGGTCGACGGCGAGGCGGTCGACGGCGACGCCGCGGTCGACGAGTCGGTCGTCACCGGCGAGTCGCTCCCGGTCCGGAAGGTCGCGGGCGACGCGGTCGTCGGCGGCTCGGTCGTCGCCGACGGCTCGCTCACGGTCGCGGTCGGCCCGGACGCGACCTCCAGCCTCGACCGCGTCGCGGAGCTCGTCTACGACCTCCAGAGCGGGAACCACGGCGTCCAGAAGCTCGCCGACCGGCTCGCGACGGTGTTCGTCCCCGCGGTCCTCGTCATCGCGGTCGTCGCCGCCGGCGCGTCGCTCGCGCTCGGCGGGACCGGAACCGACGCGATGCTCGTCGGACTCACGGTGCTCATCGTCTCGTGTCCGTGCGCGCTCGGGCTGGCGACGCCGCTCGCGGTCGCAGCCGGGATCCGCGACGCCTTGGAGCGCAACATCGTCGTCTTCGACGACACCGTCTTCGAGCGCATCCGCGAGGCCGACACGGTCGTCTTCGACAAGACGGGGACGCTGACGACCGGCGAGATGCGCCTGATCGACCGCGAACTCGACGACGACCTCCTCCGGCTCGCGGCCGCGCTCGAATCGCGGTCCGCGCACCCGGTCGGACAGGCCATCGCGGCGGCGCGGGCCGACCTCGGTGACGGTGCGGACGCCGAGCCCGGCCGGCCGACCGACGACGGCGCGACCCCGGCGGTCGCGGACGGCGGGGCGGAGACGGCGGACGGCGGGGCGGAGGCGGTCGACGCCGACTCCGACGGGGAGGCCGAACCGACCGTCGAGTCCTTCGAGAGCCACGCCCGCGGCGTCTCCGGCGTCGTCGACGGCGTCGAGGTCGTCGTCGGCCACCCGGACCTCTTCGACGAGCGCGGATGGACCGTCCCCGACGCGATCCGCGAGGCGGTCGCCGACGCGCGCGACGTGGGGCGCGTCCCGGTCGCGGTCGGCCGCGACGGCGCGGCCGAGGGGTTCGTCGTCGTGGGCGACGAGCTGCGCGACGGCTGGGAGGAGACGGTGACGGCGCTCGATCGCTCGGGCGTCGAGGTGATCGTCCTCACCGGTGACGACGAGCGCGCCGCGACGGTGTTCGCCGACCACGACGCCGTCTCGTCGGTGTTCGCGGGCGTGCCGCCGGAGGGGAAGGCGGAGACCGTCGCGCGGCTGAAGGAACGCGGCGTCACGGTGATGGTCGGCGACGGGACCAACGACGCGCCGGCGCTCGCGGCGGCCGACCTCGGTATCGCGCTCGGCGGCGGCACGGCGATGGCGGCCGACGCCGCCGACGTGGCCATCGTCGACGACGACCTCGGCTCGGTGGCGACCGTCTTCGAACTCGCCCGCGCGGCCGGCCGGCGCGTGAAGGGGAACATCGGCTGGGCGTTCTGCTACAACGCGGTCGCGATCCCCCTCGCCGCGACCGGCCTGCTCAATCCGCTGTTCGCCGCGGTCGCGATGGGGGCGTCGAGCCTGCTCGTCGTGACGAACTCCTCGCGGGCGTTGCTGTCGGACTGACGGCTCGGTCGCGTCCGCCCCTACCGCAAGCCACTTTCGGCTCACGCGAGTAGGCAGGACCGATGACAGATCAACAGCGGCAGCCAGCGACGCCGACCCGAAACGGGATGCCGGTCCTCGGACTCGGCACGTGGGAGAACGACGACCCGGCACAGTGTACCGAATCTGTGGCGAACGCGCTCGACGCCGGCTACCGCCACGTCGATACCGCACAGATCTACGGCAACGAGGCGGCCGTCGGAAAGGGGATCGCCGAGAGCGACGTCGACCGCGACGATATCTTCCTCGCGACGAAGGTGTGGATCGACGAGCTCGCGCCCGCGGACGTCGCCTCGTCGACCCGGGAGAGCCTCGACAAGCTCGGCGTCGACGCGGTTGATCTCCTCTACGTCCACTGGCCGGCCGGGGAGTACGAGCCGGAAGAGACGCTGCCGGCGTTCGCCGAACTGCGCGACGACGGCCTGATCGACCGGATCGGCGTCTCGAACTTCGAGCCGGAACACCTTGACGCGGCGACGGACGCGCTCGGTGAGACGCCGTTCGCGAACCAGGTCGAGATGCATCCGCTGCTCCGGCAGGAGGAGCTGCGCGAGTACGCCGACGCGAACGACGTCGAACTCGTCGCCTACTCGCCGCTCGCCCGCGGGGAGATCCTCGACGACCCGGCCGTCACCGACATCGCCGAGAAGCACGGCGTCAGCGCGGCGCAGGTGAGCCTCGCGTGGCTCCGCGAATCCGGCGTCACCGCCATCCCGAAGGCGACCGGGATCGACCACCTCCGCGACAACCTCGCGAGCCTCAATCTCGAACTCGACGACGAGGACGTCGCGGCGATCGACGAGCTGGGCCGCACCGACCGGCAGCTCAACCCCGACTTCGGCCCGGACTGGGAGTAACGCTCGCCTGAGCGCGGCCCGGCCGAGTCAGTCTCCGCCCGCGGGCAACCGGATCGTGATCTCGTTGCCCCGGTCGTCGCTCGACTCGACCGCGACGGTGCCGCCCGACAGCTCCACGCTCCAGTAGACGAGCCAGAACCCCAGCCCGCTGCTGTGGTACACGTCGGTCATGTCGTGGTCGCCGGTGAGGACGTTCGCTTCGACGGCCGGGATCGGCGCGTGATCGTCGCTGACGACGATTTCGGCCCCGTCCGGCGCGTACCGGAGCCCGACGGTCACGGCCGGAGCGTCGTCGGCGGCGTGTCGGACCGCGTTCTCGAGGAGTTCCGTCACCGCCGACCGCAGTTCGGCGCGCCCGTCGACCACGACCGGATCGAGCGACACGATCCCGATCGACGCCGCCGGGAACCGCTCGCCGACGCGCTCGACGCACTCCTCGACCACCTCGTCGAGGGCGATCGGCTCGCCGTCCCGGTGGTCGGTGATGAGTTCGATGATCTCCCGTTCCTTCTCCGCGGTCGCGAGGAGCTGTTCGCCGACGTGGCGGATCACCGCGGTGTGTTCGGTCGACTCCGGGACCTCCGACTCCAGCGTCTCCACCGTGCCGAGCATGACGTTGAGGTCGTTCCGGAGGTTATGCCGGAGGAGGTTGTCCATGACGACCAGCTGTCGCTCGCGCCGCCGCCGGTCCGTGACGTCCTTGGTGAACCCCGTGATGCGGACGACATCGCCGTCGACCGTGATCGGCTCGCCTTGAACCCACACCCAGCGGTGGTAGTCCTCGCCGGGGTTCACCCGGTACTCGATGTCGACCGGGTTCCCGTCGGAGAGCCGTTCCATCGCCTCCTCGACCGCGGGGATGTCGTCTGGGTGGATCGCGTCGAGGAACGCGCCCGGGTCGCCCCTGAGTTCCGCGACCGACGTCCCGTAGATCTCCTCGTAGGAGGGGTTCACGAAGAGGAGCTCCGACCAGTCGGCGTTGAACATCCAGAGCACGTCGCTTGAGACCGCCGAAATCTCGCTGAGGTGCGCCGCCGTCTCCTCGCGCTCGCGCTCGGCCCGGACGCGGTCGCTGATGTCGCGCGAGCTGACGACGTAGCCGTCGAGCGCGTCGTCGGTGAGGTTCGACATGCGGCTCTCCAGCCACACCCACGATCCGTCGGCGGTCCGGTGGCGGTACTCGACGGTTATCTCGGTGAACTCTTCGCCGGTGACTGCCTCCCGGAACGCCTCCTCGACCGCCTCTCGGTCGTCGCGGTGGATGTACTCGAACGCGTTCTCACCGATGAGTTCCTCCGGCGTGAAGCCGAGGATCCGCTCGGCGGCACCGCTCACGTACGTGAACGTGCCGTCCCCGTCTATGAGGACGACCTTGTCCTGCGCCTGATCGAGTAGCAATCCGAGCGGTTCAGACGCGGTCATACTTCCGTTCCCGCCCGAGTGTGTATAACAGTCACGACCGTCCGGATCCGCCGGACGATCGCGGGCGAGCCGCGGTGCCGGAAGACCGCGGCGCGACGGGGCGTGCTCGGTCGGTACGAGCGGGATCCGTTCAGTCGTCGCTCGCCGAGAGCGCCTCCCGGATCTCTTCCAGCTTGAAGTACGACGCGAGACCGAGAATCGTCACCGGCCACAGACCGACGAACTGCCCGCGCTGCTTGTCGCCGCGCACGTAGTAGAAGTACAGCGCGAGTGCGACCGACCCGACCGCCGCGAACACTGCGGGTCCGAGTCCGTCGCTGCTGACCTCTTCGACCACTTCGACCGCCGTTTCCTCTGTTGTGTCGCTCACACACTTGTAACGTCCTAGACAGTGATATGTGTTTCCTCGCCACAGACCTCGATCCGAGTCCCGATCGTCTCACACCGTCGTCGGTGTCACGACGACCCGGATCGCTCTCTCCGGAACACGAGTACGAAGATCAGGACCGACAGCAGCACCATGACCGCCGCGAACGCGCGCTCGTCGTCGATAACGGCGTCGACCGAAGTCGGAAGCATACAACTCCGATACGGCCCCCACGACAATATACCTCGGTGTCGGTGACGAACGGGTTCCGTCGGCACCGCGACTCCGATGAGTGGCACGCTGCCGCTCGGACCACCGAAGACTGGTCCGATTTCTCACGAACCGCACGAACCGCACGAAACGATTTGAGGCTGAGGACCGTACCACGGGTATGCGTGACATTGACCCGGACACGTTGATGTTGGTGGCGGGCGTGGTGATCTCGCTGATCGCGCTCGCGGAGCTGTATCCGCTCTGGAAACGTCGCAAAACCGACCGACGGTGACCGGCGTCTCGTCCGCGAGCCCGACTTCGGCGGCGACGGGCCGGGCGGTGCCCGTCAGACGTGTTCCGCGAGGAAGTCGACGATCCCGCGGTACGCCTCGATGCGGTTCTCCAGTTTCGCGAAGCCGTGCCCCTCGTCGTCGAAGATCAGCTTCCGGACGGGAACGCCCTGCTCGCGAGCCTTCTCGACGATCTGTTCGGCCTCGCCGACCGGGACCCGCGGGTCGTTCTCGCCGTGGAGGACGAAGAGGGGGGCCTCGATCCGGTCGATGTTGTTGATCGGCGAGACCGACTCGAGGAACTCCCGGTCCTCCGCCAGCGAGCCGTACTCGGCCTCGCGCAGCGAGCGCCGCCAGTCGCCGGTGTTTTCGAGGAACGTGACGAAGTTCGCGATGCCGACGATGTCGACGCCGGCGGCCCACAGCTCCGGGTACTCCGTCAGCGACGCGAGCACCATGAAGCCGCCGTAGGAGCCGCCCATCGCGACGATCCGGTCCGGGTCGACCTCGGGGTGGTCGTGGAGCCACCCGACGCCCTCGCGGATGTCCTTCACCGAGTCCATCCGCTTTTCCACGTCGTCGAGCCCCGAGTACGCCTTCCCGTACCCCGAGGAGCCGCGGACGTTCGGCTCGAAGACGGCGTACCCGTTGTTCAACAGGTACTGCGTGACCGACGCGAAGGAGGGCCGCCGCTGTGACTCCGGCCCGCCGTGGATGTCGACGACGACGGGGTACCCGGACTCGGGCGGCTCCGTCTCCGGCACGGAAAAGAACGCCGGGATGTCCCTTCCGTCGAAGGTGGGGTAGTGAACCAGTTCGCGCTCGACGAACGAGTCGCGCGGGATCCCCGCGGTCGAGGCACGTGTCCACCGCTCCGCCTCGCCGGTGGCCGCGTCGACGACGTAGACGTTCGCGTTGTGGGTGCTGCCCGTCGCGGTCACCGC belongs to Halorubrum sp. DM2 and includes:
- a CDS encoding cation-translocating P-type ATPase, whose translation is MSGTDSDPAADACTLCELPTEGVDVTDDDGNRFCCTGCRDVYAALGDVDVDADAVRERRQASEASAGEGADDDAADADRDVPDGHEATFLEVDGMHCATCEAFIETVATDADGVSAASASYVTDTVRVDHDPDAVTVDDLTETVSGLGYSAYARDDAFSRRQASNMATARLAAGVIVGMAVMLQYIVLIYPTYFAFPFYNERTLSYLNEAMASTSGTYFFIVIAVLTTIVLFFTGKPILRGAYVSAKTRSPNMDLLVAIAAVSAYLYSTLAVIFVESPSIYYDVTVAIIVIVTVGNHYEDSVKERATELLSEVTAVQVDDARRLTADGDAESVAVDALRPDDRILVRAGERVPVDGEAVDGDAAVDESVVTGESLPVRKVAGDAVVGGSVVADGSLTVAVGPDATSSLDRVAELVYDLQSGNHGVQKLADRLATVFVPAVLVIAVVAAGASLALGGTGTDAMLVGLTVLIVSCPCALGLATPLAVAAGIRDALERNIVVFDDTVFERIREADTVVFDKTGTLTTGEMRLIDRELDDDLLRLAAALESRSAHPVGQAIAAARADLGDGADAEPGRPTDDGATPAVADGGAETADGGAEAVDADSDGEAEPTVESFESHARGVSGVVDGVEVVVGHPDLFDERGWTVPDAIREAVADARDVGRVPVAVGRDGAAEGFVVVGDELRDGWEETVTALDRSGVEVIVLTGDDERAATVFADHDAVSSVFAGVPPEGKAETVARLKERGVTVMVGDGTNDAPALAAADLGIALGGGTAMAADAADVAIVDDDLGSVATVFELARAAGRRVKGNIGWAFCYNAVAIPLAATGLLNPLFAAVAMGASSLLVVTNSSRALLSD
- a CDS encoding plastocyanin/azurin family copper-binding protein produces the protein MYRRRFLRRAGAVGSAAATVGLAGCAGVGGEPDYDVGMLASAYEPRQVTVAVGDTVAWMNTSARAHTVTATEGGIPDAAEFFASGGFDDYATAKEAWDADFGGILESGDRFEHTFTVPGAYEYVCIPHREGGMYGTVVVEE
- a CDS encoding aldo/keto reductase, with amino-acid sequence MPVLGLGTWENDDPAQCTESVANALDAGYRHVDTAQIYGNEAAVGKGIAESDVDRDDIFLATKVWIDELAPADVASSTRESLDKLGVDAVDLLYVHWPAGEYEPEETLPAFAELRDDGLIDRIGVSNFEPEHLDAATDALGETPFANQVEMHPLLRQEELREYADANDVELVAYSPLARGEILDDPAVTDIAEKHGVSAAQVSLAWLRESGVTAIPKATGIDHLRDNLASLNLELDDEDVAAIDELGRTDRQLNPDFGPDWE
- a CDS encoding helix-turn-helix domain-containing protein; the protein is MGRRSQSSDSTSANAVESGSTGSAGSDGLAGSNGSDAAGDDHAEAEPVRGASDASPSGAACGDAGVRVEVVVRDPTLAPVAEALPPGAVAEDVDRVRVDGAVVSQFRADRRVDAELVFDGGDELVYRCRCGATGPFPADAVESLGYPVSSVTVRTAPDRVRLGLSLPAADPLGEVIDALEATGGSVRLERLTSSGGADTRSDPVVVDRGRLTERQREVIRTAHRLGYFEHPRGASATEVADDIGIARATFSEHLAAAQRRVFEDLVGG
- the pth2 gene encoding peptidyl-tRNA hydrolase Pth2, with the protein product MKQAIVARTDIGMGEGKLAAQVAHASLSAYQDAGRRARKKWQGEGQKKVVLKGDSESQLFELADKADKEGLPYAIVRDAGHTQLDPGTVTALAVGPARDDSVDRVTGDLSLY
- a CDS encoding bacteriorhodopsin — translated: MTQTEIFEAIQADTLLASSLWINIALAGLSILAFLYMGRNLEDPRAQLIFVAAMMVPLVSISSYTGLVSGLTVSFLEMPAGHALAGQEVLTPWGRYLTWALSTPMILIALGLLAGSNMTKLFTAVVADIGMCVTGLAAALTTSSYLLRWVWYVISCAFFVVVLYILLAEWAEDAEIAGTSEIFNTLKILTVVLWLGYPIFWALGAEGLAVLDVAVTSWAYSGMDIIAKYLFAFLLLRWVVDNERTVADVAAGLGSSSRGGAAPADD
- a CDS encoding sulfite exporter TauE/SafE family protein, translated to MSLSSLLGTDVLLFAAIGLLGGAHCIGMCGPLVTVYASRMDADAGRTDGGEADAARTPSAATGREGHLTTYEVRQHALFNLGRAASYATIGTALGALGGAVLVTAATLTGAAEAVRGGVGLLVGAAVILVGVRYLLGGATGGVHLPGLERVTGCLTGHVDRLANGPGIVALGAVHGLLPCPILYPAYLYAFASGSAVAGGVALGALGLGTIPAVFAYGTLIESVDPVSRRRIHRLLGVAFVALGYVLFAHGLMAVGVHVPHPSLPFWNPLDVAGAGGM
- the crtI gene encoding phytoene desaturase family protein: MSDEALRGQSVGVVGGGIGGLSAAAYLSAAGAEVTVYERAERVGGVAGRLEVDGFRFDTGPSWYLLPELFERFFADFDRSPAEFYELERLDPHYRVFWDDGDRADVPADPAAAADLFESYEPGAGDAFREYLDDAERAYDAGMNRFVFPGRSRFRDYLSLDVVAGGRELDLLSSLDEQVRTYVDHPKLRQLLEYTLVFLGGSPHNTPALYQLMSHVDYGLGVYYPLGGMYEVVEAVETVAEDAGADVHTGVSVTGLEPLDEGIGVELGGDRYVHDRVVCNAPPAHVERELLPEGTVPRLGNYWESRTYGPAAHLLYLGVEGSLPDLEHHTLALPTDWDPHFEAIFDDPAWPTGDTEPVVYVNVPSRTDPAVAPDGHEAVVTLVPLAPGLDDTPERRGALRDRVLDAVASRTGVDLRDRIVAEESACVSEFADRFDQPGGTALGLAHTMWQTGPLRPGPRVRGTDRLYYVGGSSNPGIGVPMCLLGGEHCADAVKADVAGGPLDRLPLVGR